The Porites lutea chromosome 4, jaPorLute2.1, whole genome shotgun sequence genome contains a region encoding:
- the LOC140934170 gene encoding phospholipase A2-like, with translation MITRFIHLLVLSGFILSLHCTSGKVLKDVQQSANGLLSRKRGLIEFFVMIKCKASRNPFDFNNYGCWCGLGGKGKPLDEVDSCCRDHDNCYKSLRLSGACGVIDQQLPLTIYARPYSFKECTVCEPASHYKQDGECLYGLCKCDADAAKCFAKYEDKYNVKFKFYPKLFC, from the exons ATGATTACTCGATTTATTCACCTTCTTGTGCTTAGTGGCTTTATATTGTCCCTTCATTGCACATCG ggcAAGGTTCTCAAAGACGTTCAACAAAGTGCAAACG GATTGTTGTCAAGAAAAAGAGGACTGATTGAGTTTTTTGTAATGATCAAATGCAAGGCTAGTAGAAATCCATTTGACTTTAATAATTATGGCTGCTGGTGTGGTCTCGGAGGAAAAGGCAAACCTCTTGATGAAGTTGACAG TTGCTGTCGAGATCACGATAATTGCTACAAAAGTCTTCGGCTGTCTGGCGCTTGTGGCGTTATCGATCAGCAGTTGCCTCTTACAATCTACGCAAGGCCTTATTCATTCAAAGAATGCACAGTTTGTG AACCGGCTTCTCATTACAAGCAAGATGGAGAGTGTCTCTACGGGCTGTGCAAATGTGACGCTGACGCGGCCAAGTGTTTCGCTAAGTATGAGGATAAATACAACGTGAAGTTTAAGTTTTATCCAAaacttttctgttaa
- the LOC140934172 gene encoding uncharacterized protein, which produces MSERNAHSKSLLDFGKASMYVIAENGLQKETAHHQIEQTGEKNSLSAKNIIFSRTKAITFSWKEIHPNASERNNNVRVLDLNDSLRGVNGNKKSSINTLRTKGLAGTDWQKCRSTHPHCYLKALGVNDLKQTSNDHKRKPCLRPFELDEGSKSGICGCKEDRWAEKKLTRAETGDNQEDCIMECLYEMKPLPRSSSDSMPSEPGNEDSAKGPVVEQADGESEENNLPSVLTLNCKKDEKPTGKRYLRRIFYAKGNDLWNPGNQEHLPQIQKKTKNQTGTALATMDNSSAGKMDQNSPNSANCLHINNQFLLPLNTCFLKSRGKQKHHLNSTVKLPTVVDKNTGQIHLALGAIAYEPSDYNKWSRKQKRIPPGSTKIQSSFPYLFVLK; this is translated from the coding sequence ATGAGCGAAAGAAATGCACATAGCAAAAGCTTACTGGATTTTGGAAAAGCTAGCATGTACGTTATAGCTGAAAATGGACTACAAAAAGAAACAGCGCATCATCAAATCGAACAGACAGGTGAAAAGAATTCATTATCGGcgaaaaatattatattttcgCGCACGAAGGCAATTACCTTCAGCTGGAAAGAGATTCATCCCAACGCTTCTGAACGTAACAACAACGTCAGAGTATTGGATTTGAACGACTCTCTGCGAGGCGTCAATGGAAACAAGAAAAGTTCCATCAATACTCTAAGGACTAAGGGACTTGCAGGTACAGACTGGCAAAAATGTCGTTCAACTCATCCCCACTGCTATTTAAAGGCGTTAGGAGTTAACGATTTGAAACAAACTTCTAACGACCACAAACGAAAGCCTTGTTTGCGTCCATTCGAATTAGATGAAGGCAGTAAAAGTGGCATCTGTGGCTGTAAAGAAGACAGAtgggcagaaaaaaaattgacgagAGCCGAAACCGGTGACAATCAGGAGGATTGTATTATGGAGTGTTTATACGAAATGAAACCACTGCCCCGCAGCAGCTCAGATTCAATGCCAAGTGAACCAGGTAATGAGGACTCTGCAAAAGGACCGGTTGTTGAACAGGCTGATGGGGAAAGCGAGGAGAACAATCTTCCTAGTGTCCTGACACTCAATTGCAAAAAAGACGAAAAACCTACCGGAAAACGTTATTTGAGGAGAATATTTTATGCCAAAGGAAACGATTTATGGAATCCTGGTAACCAAGAACATCTACCTCAAAtacagaagaaaacaaaaaatcaaacagGGACGGCTTTGGCGACTATGGATAATTCATCCGCAGGAAAAATGGATCAAAACTCGCCAAACTCGGCAAATTGCTTACATATAAACAATCAATTTCTTTTGCCGCTTAATACCTGTTTTTTGAAAAgcagaggaaaacaaaaacatcatctTAACTCGACAGTTAAACTACCCACTGTGGTGGACAAAAACACTGGTCAGATCCATTTAGCCCTTGGAGCGATCGCTTATGAACCAAGCGACTACAACAAATGGTCGCGAAAGCAGAAACGCATACCACCCGGAAGTACAAAAATTCAGTCAAGTTTTCCATATCTTTTTGTATTAAAATAA
- the LOC140935758 gene encoding universal stress protein Sll1388-like produces the protein MADTSDLVLVAVDECDHSERAFEWYLSHVHKDGNSLIVLYCHEKLDPPALLHSQHSEEWKQTLREHEEKKDRVIEKYKTKCEQKRLKAKIKVEFGKAGETIHRIAEEEKVSFIVMGGRGLSTLRRTLLGGVSDYVMKHTQIPVCFVPGHGGH, from the exons ATGGCGGATACTTCGGATCTTGTTTTAGTTGCGGTGGATGAATGTGATCACAGTGAGCGAGCCTTTGAGT ggtatTTAAGTCATGTTCATAAAGATGGCAACTCGTTGATCGTGCTCTATTGTCACGAGAAGCTGGATCCACCCGCTTTGCTAC ATTCCCAGCATTCGGAGGAGTGGAAACAAACTTTGAGGGaacatgaagaaaaaaaggacaggGTTATTGAAAAGTACAAGACAAAATGCGAGCAAAAAAGG ctgaaGGCAAAAATCAAGGTGGAGTTCGGTAAGGCCGGAGAGACTATCCACAGAAttgctgaagaagaaaaagtcagTTTTATCGTAATGGGAGGCCGCGGGCTCTCAACACTGCGGCGAACGCTTCTAGGAGGAGTCAGTGATTACGTCATGAAGCATACCCAGATCCCTGTTTGCTTCGTGCCAGGGCACGGTGGACATTAA
- the LOC140934173 gene encoding uncharacterized protein: MSNLSNSSSQEQEEIKPEIVNNINSEDNLDHYHMEYELGEGGFGRVIAATRKADNVPVAIKFVDKRSVNDFKEVNGEKIPAEVYWMIKVQHRHVIKIYDFFSMGNYYAYVMERPGNCQDLGSILFDRTMTEKEARRYFAQIIEANIKCEENRFIHRDLKPENVLVDLDADEVKLIDFGLASEIQYEPYNVFRGTRVYMAPEYFRFGWYDGCQATVWALGMILVGMLSPYMAFSKPEQAYGRPPRIPRHLSPGNVVTLGAFHLVKISGISGSAVNGTRFVGSSHWKIPRKSGKSKKVVPFSRLEFPNGMSCFIYVSRSLYQFQVHGRAPPQAKNLISSLLNVVPMNRQILNHPWFAMQGSRETFSSNVLTKRKSCDKENELSSVTLCGLQSLSLTKEEETDRAELITKHYTHSSSVSASSLECSSTSFNANSSRDSKGSHSFESSSSSARTSSEVEPSESFAEIRNTSKLTAVNEDIQETDCDIFQPLVVLCVMRYCGYQATVWALVLIVLDMHSPHMALSESEQVHERPLRIPRLLSPGNTNRNQPISQYSVPEDIFSTTEEEIRPLSWRSMEYFRKEHNV; this comes from the exons ATGTCGAATTTGTCGAATTCTTCCTCCCAAGAACAAGAAGAGATCAAACCCGAAATTGTAAACAACATCAACTCGGAAg ATAACCTTGATCATTACCATATGGAATATGAGCTTGGCGAAGGTGGATTTGGTCGAGTCATTGCTGCCACACGAAAGGCTGACAATGTGCCG GTGGCCATTAAATTTGTTGATAAACGCTCCGTAAATGACTTTAAAGAG GTGAATGGTGAAAAAATTCCAGCTGAGGTTTATTGGATGATCAAAGTTCAACATCGTCACGTGATTAAGATTTACGATTTCTTTTCAATGGGCAACTATTACGCTTATGTCATGGAAAGGCCAGGAAACTGTCAGGATTTGGGCAGTATTTTATTCGATAGAACAATGACAGAGAAAGAAGCGCGGAGGTATTTCGCACAGATCATTGAAGCCAACATCAAATGCGAAGAAAATAGATTTATTCACCGCGATCTTAAACCAGAAAATGTCCTGGTTGATTTGGATGCTGATGAAGTCAAACTAATTGACTTTGGTCTGGCGTCAGAGATACAATATGAGCCTTATAATGTGTTTAGAG GTACCAGGGTTTATATGGCGCCGGAATATTTTAGATTTGGATGGTATGATGGCTGCCAGGCTACTGTCTGGGCTTTGGGGATGATCTTAGTGGGCATGCTTTCTCCATATATGGCGTTCAGTAAGCCCGAACAGGCCTATGGGAGGCCACCCAGAATCCCACGTCATCTATCACCAGGTAATGTAGTTActttgggcgctttccatttagtcaaaatttccggaatttccggttcggcggtaaatggaacacgtttcgtcggttcgtcccactggaaaattcccagaaaaagtggaaaatctaaaaaggtggtcccgttttcccggttggaatttccgaacggaatgtcgtgtttcatttacgtttctcgtagtttgtaccagttccaggtccacggtcgGGCACCGCCAC agGCCAAGAATTTGATCAGTTCATTGCTGAATGTTGTACCAATGAATCGACAAATACTAAACCATCCTTGGTTTGCTATGCAAG GTTCAAGAGAAACCTTCTCTTCAAACGTCCTTAC CAAGAGAAAATCTTGTGataaagaaaatgaactttCCTCGGTGACTTTGTGCGGCCTGCAGAGTTTGTCTTtgacaaaagaagaagaaaccgaCCGAGCGGAATTGATCACCAAACATTACACACACA GTTCATCTGTGTCAGCTTCCAGTTTGGAATGTAGTAGCACATCCTTCAATGCCAACTCTTCCAG AGATTCTAAGGGAAGCCACTCTTTTGAATCGTCAAGTTCATCGGCGCGCACATCTTCTGAAGTAGAGCCCTCTGAATCATTTGCGGAGATTCGAAACACAAGCAAGTTAACTGCAGTGAATGAGGATATTCAAGAAACCGACTGTGACATTTTTCAGCCCTTGGTTGTTTTGTGTGTGATGCGGTATTGTGGTTACCAGGCCACTGTCTGGGCTTTGGTTTTGATTGTATTGGACATGCATTCTCCACATATGGCGTTAAGTGAGTCCGAGCAGGTCCATGAACGGCCCCTCCGAATCCCGAGACTTCTTTCACCAGGTAATACTAATAGAAATCAACCGATATCTCAATACTCTGTCCCTGAAGACATTTTTTCCACCACCGAAGAGGAAATTCGCCCTCTATCATGGCGCAGTATGGAATACTTTCGAAAGGAACATAATGTCTAA